The window CATCGGCGATGATTTCCGGTGTTTCATCAGCATCCGGGAACTCACCGGCAATGGCTTCCAGAACATCCAGCGGGGTCACCAGACCCTGAACAACGCCAAATTCGTTGGTAACGATAACGAAACTGCCCCGGGCACGACGCAACACGCCCAACAGATTAATCGGATCCAGCGTTTCTGGGACCACGATGGCCGGTGACGCTGAGGCAATTGCTGCCACATCTACGCCGTCTTCGAGGGCCACTAACAGTTCTTTTGCCCGCACGATACCGATAATTTCGTCCAGTTCACCACGACACACCGGGAACAGGCTGTGTGGGGAAGAGAGCAGCTGTTCACGAATTTCTGCCACGCTCAGATCTGCATCCACCCAGCTGATTTCGCCACGCGGCGTCATAATGCCGCGCAAAGAACGTGAGGCCAGCGACAGCACGCCGTTGATCATATAGCGTTCTTCTTCAACAAATGCCCCTTCCGGAACGGGTACCGGCACCGGGTTGTCAGACTCCATCTGCACACCGGCCTGACGTTTACCGCCCATCAGGCGCACAATGGCCTCGGCGGTACGTGCACGCAGCGGCAGCGTCGACTGGTGGCGAATAAAGTTACGACGAGCAATCTGGTTAAACAGTTCGATAATAATCGAGAAGCCGATCGCAGCGTACAGATAACCTTTCGGAATGTGGAAGCCAAACCCTTCGGCTACCAGGCTCAAACCGATCATCAACAAGAAGCTCAGACACAGCACCACGACCGTCGGATGTTGGTTCACGAATCGTGTCAGTGGCTTGGACGCCAGCAGCATCACCGCCATCGCAATCACCACCGCCGCCATCATTACCGGCAGGTGGTTCACCATACCGACGGCTGTAATCACCGCATCCAGGGAGAAGACCGCATCGAGGATCACAATCTGCGTCACGACAACCCAAAAGCTCGCATAGCCTTTTGACTGGCCGGTATCATGCTCACGGTTTTCCAGCCGCTCATGCAGTTCGGTGGTAGCCTTGAACAACAGGAAGATACCTCCCAGCAGCATAATCAGGTCACGCCCCGAGAACGAATAGTCCATCACCGTGAACAGCGGTTTCGTCAGCGTCACCATCCACGAGATCACGGACAGCAGTGCCAAACGCATAATCAGCGCCAGCGACAACCCGATCAGACGCGCTTTATCCCGCTGTTTAGGCGGCAGCTTATCGGCCAGAATCGCAATAAAGACCAGGTTATCAATACCCAGAACAATTTCGAGAACAACAAGCGTGAGCAAACCCACCCAAATCTGCGGGTCCATTAAGAATTCCATGACAAGCTCCTGCTCAAAGAATGGCTAAACTGCGCCCTGGACATCTCAGGCGTTGAAGCAATATGCAGATAAAGTGTGTGGCAAAAAGTGCCAAACTGACAGGCGCTAAGCGGCCTCGAGGTGAAATGACGTCGGTGACGATCCATACGGTGGGCTACTGCCCTATACTCCTGATTAATTAAATATATGCTAAACATAACAGACACAACCGGTTTTTAGCAAAGATTTACCTTCCTTTGCAATAAGTTGTGTCGGAGATATTTTACTCTTCGAAATTTCTTTTAATCGGAAGTTAAATTACGGATCTTCATCACATAAATTATTTTTTTCGATATCTAAAATAATTCACGAAAATCATAGGTTTTTCATTGTAACCCTTATCTGAATCGATTCGCTTGCGGACGACGATTCAAAATACATCTCGTTGTCGATGTGTTAACGATAATAAAGGAGGTAGCAAGTGACCATTGCTATTGTAATAGGCACACATGGTTGGGCTGCAGAGCAGTTACTTAAAACAGCAGAAATGCTGTTAGGCGAGCAGGAAAACGTCGGCTGGATCGATTTCGTTCCAGGCGAAAATGCTGAAACGCTGATCGAAAAGTACAACGCTCAGTTGGCAAAACTCGATACCAGTAAAGGCGTGCTATTTCTCGTTGATACATGGGGAGGCAGCCCGTTCAACGCTGCGAGCCGCATTGTCGTCGACAAAGAGCATTACGAAGTGATCGCTGGCGTGAACATTCCCATGCTGGTCGAAACCTTTATGGCGCGTGATGACAACCCAAGCTTTGATGAATTAGTCGCACTGGCAGTAGAAACCGGTAGCGAAGGCGTGAAAGCGCTGAAAGCAAAACCGGTAGAAAAAGCCGCTCCGGCCCCAGTTGCTGCAGCAAAAGCAGCGGCACCGGCTAAACCGATGGGTCCGAACGATTATATGCACATCGGCCTCGCACGCATCGATGACCGCTTAATCCACGGTCAGGTAGCCACCCGCTGGACCAAAGAAACCAACGTCACGCGCATTATCGTCGTCAGCGATGAAGTTGCCGCAGATACGGTGCGTAAAACGCTGCTGACGCAGGTTGCGCCTCCAGGCGTAACGGCGCACGTGGTGGATGTCGCGAAAATGATCCGCGTCTACAACAACCCGAAATATGCAGGCGATCGTGTGATGCTGCTGTTCACCAACCCGACCGATGTTGAACGTGTCGTGGAAGGTGGCGTAAAAATCACCTCGGTAAACATTGGTGGCATGGCTTTCCGTCAGGGTAAAACGCAGGTTAACAACGCGATTTCCGTTGATGAAAAAGACATCGAAGCCTTCAAGAAACTCAACGCACGCGGCATTGAACTCGAAGCCCGTAAGGTTTCTACCGATCAGAAACTGAAAATGATGGATTTGATTGCCAAAGCGAAATAACCCGCTGGCATTTACTTAGTTTTCACACTTAAGTCTGTATAGCAATAGGAGAAGTACAATGGAGATTACCACTCTTCAGATTGTGCTGGTGTTCATCGTCGCATGTATCGCGGGTATGGAGTCGGTACTCGATGAATTTCAGTTCCACCGTCCGTTGGTGGCCTGTACGCTGATTGGCGCCGTTCTCGGGGACATGAAAACCGGTATTATCATCGGTGGTACCCTGGAAATGATCGCGCTGGGTTGGATGAACATCGGTGCCGCCGTTGCACCAGATGCCGCACTGGCCTCAATTATTTCTACCGTTCTGGTTATCGCAGGTCACCAAAGCATCGGTGCCGGTATCGCGCTGGCTATCCCGCTGGCAGCAGCTGGCCAGGTTCTGACTATCATCGTTCGTACCATCACCGTCGCCTTCCAGCACGCTGCGGATAAGGCGGCTGAGAGCGGCAACTTGACGGCGCTCTCCTGGCTGCATGTGTCCTCGCTGTTCCTGCAGGCAATGCGTATCGCGATCCCTGCGGTTATCGTGGCGATTTCTGTCGGCACCAGTGAAGTCCAGGGCCTGCTCAACGCCATCCCTGAAGTGGTCACCGGCGGCCTGAACATCGCGGGTGGTATGATCGTCGTCGTGGGTTATGCGATGGTCATCAATATGATGCGCGCAGGCTACCTGATGCCGTTCTTCTACCTCGGTTTCGTCACCGCGGCATTTACCAACTTTAACCTGGTTGCACTGGGTGTGATTGGCGCAGTTATGGCCATCCTCTACATTCAGCTGAGCCCGAAATATAACCGCGTAGCGGGTGCGCCAGCGCAAGCTGCTGGCAACAATGACCTTGATAACGAACTGGACTAGCAGGTGAGCGAAATGGTTGATATGACTAAAACTACCACCGAGAAAAAACTCACTCCGAGTGACATTCGTGGCGTGTTCCTTCGTTCTAACCTGTTCCAGGGTTCATGGAACTTCGAACGTATGCAGGCGCTGGGTTTTTGCTTCTCCATGATACCGGCAATTCGCCGTTTGTACCCGGAGAACAACGACGCGCGTAAGCAGGCTATTAAGCGTCACCTGGAATTCTTTAACACCCATCCTTATGTTGCGGCACCGGTTCTTGGCGTAACGCTGGCGATGGAAGAACAGCGTGCTAACGGTGCAGAGATTGACGATGGTGCCATCAACGGTATCAAAGTCGGTCTGATGGGTCCGCTGGCAGGCGTAGGTGACCCGATCTTCTGGGGTACCGTGCGTCCGGTATTTGCCGCCCTCGGTGCGGGTATCGCGATGAGTGGCAGCCTGCTAGGCCCACTGTTGTTCTTCATCTTGTTCAACGCGGTACGTCTGGCAACACGCTACTACGGTGTGGCCTACGGTTATCGTAAAGGTGTCGATATCGTTAAAGATATGGGCGGCGGCTTCCTACAGAAACTGACTGAGGGGGCGTCAATCCTCGGCCTGTTTGTCATGGGGGCCTTGGTGAATAAGTGGACGCACGTGAACATCCCGCTGGTGGTTTCCACCATCACCGGTCAGGATGGTCAGACTCGCGTAACCACCGTGCAGACCATCCTTGACCAGCTGATGCCGGGCCTGGTACCGCTGCTGCTGACCTTCGCCTGTATGTGGCTGCTGCGTAAGAAAGTGAACGCTCTGTGGATTATCGTTGGCTTCTTCGTCATCGGTATCGCGGGTTACGCTGTCGGCCTGCTCGGCCTGTAAGACTGCTATACCATACCGGGGGCTCTGCTCCCGGTTTTTCTATTTAGAGGGTTAAGGATTCATGACTATCACGGACCTGGTGCTGGTTCTTTTTATCCTGTCGCTGCTGGCGTTTGCCATCTACGATCAGTTCATCATGCCCCGCCGTAATGGCCCTACTCTGCTTGCTGTTCCCCTGCTGCCCCGTAGTCGTGTCGATAGCGTTATCTTCATTGGATTGATCGCGATTCTCATCTACAACAACGTCACCAGCCATGGGGCGCAATTCACTACATGGTTATTGTGTGCGCTGATATTGATGGGAATATATTTGTTCTGGATCCGCACGCCAAAAATCATCTTTAAACAGAAAGGGTTTTTCTTCGCCAATGTTTGGGTGGAATATAGCCGGATTAAAGAGATGAATTTGTCGGAAGATGGCGTACTGGTGATGCAATTAGAACATCGGCGATTGCTGATCCGCGTACGAAATATAGACGACCTTGAGAGAATATATAAACTTCTCATATCAAATCAATGATATAGAAACATAGCCTGAACTATGTTATTTGTATATTGACGTATAACAAACATAGCACAGGCTATATTCACGTTCTCTTTTTGTTATTTAATTTAACGCATTATCGACAATTAAATCTAAATGAAAATCGTTTTCAATTAGAAGTCAAATAATATCCACCCGTTTCTTGTTTTATATTCTCAAAATATGCTAAGGTTGCGCCCGTCATTGGGGAGTAGCCGATTTCCAGACTCCGGAAATGTACGTGTCAACATACTCGTCGCAAGGCGTGGCGCGTACGGACTGTAAACATACAGTCAGGCGAGACCATAGACACATCAACTGCAATGCATGTCTCCTGAACTGCGTGTTCGGGCGTGCATGGTTACTGGGGGCAGTGATGTGTTTAATGGATACCCCGGTCAGGACGCTGTTATGAATCTCACCGCTACTGTTCTTCTCGCTTTCGGCATGTCGATGGATGCATTCGCCGCATCAATTGGTAAAGGTGCTACGCTACACAAACCTAAATTCTCTGAAGCTCTGCGTACTGGCTTAATTTTCGGCGCTGTCGAAACGCTGACCCCGCTGATTGGTTGGGGTATGGGCATGCTGGCGAGTAAATTCGTACTCGAGTGGAACCACTGGATTGCCTTCATCCTGCTGATTTTTCTCGGTGGACGAATGATAATCGAAGGTTTCCGTGATAACGGTGATGAAGATGAAGAGCCGCAGCGTCGCCACGGTTTCTGGCTGTTGGTGACCACCGCCATTGCCACCAGCCTCGATGCGATGGCCGTCGGCGTCGGTCTGGCTTTCCTGCAGGTGAACATTATTGCCACCGCGCTGGCTATCGGCTGCGCCACGCTAATTATGTCCACTCTGGGGATGATGATCGGCCGTTTTATCGGCCCCATGCTGGGTAAACGTGCTGAAATTCTCGGCGGGGTGGTGCTAATTGGTATCGGTGCCCAGATCCTCTGGGCACATTTCCACGGTTAATTCACACGCTGCCAGATATGAATACTAAAGTCTGTCTGGCAGTCAAATGTCGTTTTCCCCGCCAGCGTTTCCCAGACTTCCGGTTTTGCCCGCCAGGCAAAAGGCGTCATTTGCAGCAATGCCACAGCCTCGCTACCGCTAAGCTGCATCTGATAGCCCAATGCGATACTCTGCTGCAGAGCAAAGCCTTCCAGCTGTTCCGTGTGTGGCGCATGCAAACGCACCTCATCGTAAATCAGCCCTTTCAGCTCCATTAAATGGCGCGGGCCCGGCGTGGCCGTGATCACCCA of the Citrobacter freundii genome contains:
- the manX gene encoding PTS mannose transporter subunit IIAB → MTIAIVIGTHGWAAEQLLKTAEMLLGEQENVGWIDFVPGENAETLIEKYNAQLAKLDTSKGVLFLVDTWGGSPFNAASRIVVDKEHYEVIAGVNIPMLVETFMARDDNPSFDELVALAVETGSEGVKALKAKPVEKAAPAPVAAAKAAAPAKPMGPNDYMHIGLARIDDRLIHGQVATRWTKETNVTRIIVVSDEVAADTVRKTLLTQVAPPGVTAHVVDVAKMIRVYNNPKYAGDRVMLLFTNPTDVERVVEGGVKITSVNIGGMAFRQGKTQVNNAISVDEKDIEAFKKLNARGIELEARKVSTDQKLKMMDLIAKAK
- a CDS encoding DUF986 family protein, which gives rise to MTITDLVLVLFILSLLAFAIYDQFIMPRRNGPTLLAVPLLPRSRVDSVIFIGLIAILIYNNVTSHGAQFTTWLLCALILMGIYLFWIRTPKIIFKQKGFFFANVWVEYSRIKEMNLSEDGVLVMQLEHRRLLIRVRNIDDLERIYKLLISNQ
- the yoaE gene encoding CNNM family cation transport protein YoaE — protein: MEFLMDPQIWVGLLTLVVLEIVLGIDNLVFIAILADKLPPKQRDKARLIGLSLALIMRLALLSVISWMVTLTKPLFTVMDYSFSGRDLIMLLGGIFLLFKATTELHERLENREHDTGQSKGYASFWVVVTQIVILDAVFSLDAVITAVGMVNHLPVMMAAVVIAMAVMLLASKPLTRFVNQHPTVVVLCLSFLLMIGLSLVAEGFGFHIPKGYLYAAIGFSIIIELFNQIARRNFIRHQSTLPLRARTAEAIVRLMGGKRQAGVQMESDNPVPVPVPEGAFVEEERYMINGVLSLASRSLRGIMTPRGEISWVDADLSVAEIREQLLSSPHSLFPVCRGELDEIIGIVRAKELLVALEDGVDVAAIASASPAIVVPETLDPINLLGVLRRARGSFVIVTNEFGVVQGLVTPLDVLEAIAGEFPDADETPEIIADAGGWLVKGGTDLHALQQALDVDTLVDEDEDIATVAGLVIAANGHIPRVGDVIEVAPLSITIVEANDYRVDLVRIVKEQSAHHEDE
- a CDS encoding protein YoaL; its protein translation is MFSIYLINQEYRAVAHRMDRHRRHFTSRPLSACQFGTFCHTLYLHIASTPEMSRAQFSHSLSRSLSWNS
- a CDS encoding PTS mannose transporter subunit IID — translated: MVDMTKTTTEKKLTPSDIRGVFLRSNLFQGSWNFERMQALGFCFSMIPAIRRLYPENNDARKQAIKRHLEFFNTHPYVAAPVLGVTLAMEEQRANGAEIDDGAINGIKVGLMGPLAGVGDPIFWGTVRPVFAALGAGIAMSGSLLGPLLFFILFNAVRLATRYYGVAYGYRKGVDIVKDMGGGFLQKLTEGASILGLFVMGALVNKWTHVNIPLVVSTITGQDGQTRVTTVQTILDQLMPGLVPLLLTFACMWLLRKKVNALWIIVGFFVIGIAGYAVGLLGL
- the mntP gene encoding manganese efflux pump MntP — its product is MNLTATVLLAFGMSMDAFAASIGKGATLHKPKFSEALRTGLIFGAVETLTPLIGWGMGMLASKFVLEWNHWIAFILLIFLGGRMIIEGFRDNGDEDEEPQRRHGFWLLVTTAIATSLDAMAVGVGLAFLQVNIIATALAIGCATLIMSTLGMMIGRFIGPMLGKRAEILGGVVLIGIGAQILWAHFHG
- a CDS encoding PTS mannose/fructose/sorbose transporter subunit IIC, whose amino-acid sequence is MEITTLQIVLVFIVACIAGMESVLDEFQFHRPLVACTLIGAVLGDMKTGIIIGGTLEMIALGWMNIGAAVAPDAALASIISTVLVIAGHQSIGAGIALAIPLAAAGQVLTIIVRTITVAFQHAADKAAESGNLTALSWLHVSSLFLQAMRIAIPAVIVAISVGTSEVQGLLNAIPEVVTGGLNIAGGMIVVVGYAMVINMMRAGYLMPFFYLGFVTAAFTNFNLVALGVIGAVMAILYIQLSPKYNRVAGAPAQAAGNNDLDNELD